A stretch of Gossypium hirsutum isolate 1008001.06 chromosome A06, Gossypium_hirsutum_v2.1, whole genome shotgun sequence DNA encodes these proteins:
- the LOC107963062 gene encoding uncharacterized protein — protein MCIRFEEWLNDEIRMMIGGTEIREFVVLSDHAQKLEEVYNRKMQRDRRSKESFKRSASKSFLALPMKKSKEEFSGATLALKRSRKSRPRQSDYKASDRPAKKWNRRRNRKILPQKGRRSGQSSATVATRSGNEAYLAYILDTRSSESKLEQLSVVNEFMDVFPKELPGLPPDKKVEFVIDVLPGAAPISLKDAVVFLKIDLRSGYYQLKLHEVGFLGHIVSTDGIRVDPSKVSAVINWKIPKNVTEVRSFLGLAGYYRRFLKDFSMIASLMTCFDQLKKRLTEALVLTQPESGVPYVVFSDASLNGLGYVLMQTGKVIAYASQQLKPHERNYPTHDLELAAIVKAEH, from the exons atgtgtatcagatTCGAAGAATGGCTAAATGATGAGATCAGAATGATGATAGGGGGCACTGAGATACGAGAATTCGTTGTTCTATCAGATCATGCTCAAAAACTTGAAGAAGTATATAATAGAAAGATGCAACGAGACAGAAGAAGTAAAGAATCTTTCAAAAGAAGTGCATCTAAGTCATTTTTAGCTTTACCAATGAAGAAATCTAAAGAGGAATTTAGTGGAGCCACTTTAGCACTGAAAAGATCGAGAAAGAGTagaccaagacaatctgattATAAGGCATCTGACAGACCTGCT AAGAAGTGGAACAGAAGGAGAAACAGGAAAATTCTTCCTCAAAAAGGAAGACGCTCTGGTCAGAGTAGTGCTACCGTGGCTACTCGTTCAG GAAATGAGgcttatttagcctatattcttgaTACTCGAAGTTCTGAATCAAAGTTAGAGCAATTATCTGTTGTGAATGAATTTATGgatgtatttcctaaagaattaccaggtttaccacccgaTAAAAAGGTTGAGTTTGTGATAGATGTGCTTCCGGGAGCAGCTCCCATATCA cttAAAGATGCTGTggtgtttttgaagatagatctcagatctgggtattatcagttaaag cttCATGAAGTGGGATTCTTGGGCCACATTGTGTCAACTGATGGTATACGAGTAGATCCGAGCAAAGTGTCAGCAGTGATTAATTGGAAAATTCCAAAGAATGTTACAGAAGTGcgaagttttcttggattagctggttactaCCGTCGATTTCTGAAGGATTTTTCAATGATTGCATCATTGATGACCTG ttttgatcagttaaagaaAAGGTTGACAGAGGCCCTAGTGTTGACTCAGCCTGAATCAGGTGTGCCATATGTAGTATttagtgatgcgtctctgaatggTTTAGGTTATGTATTGATGCAGACAGGAAAAGTTATAGCATATGCTTCTCaacagttgaaaccacatgagaggaactaccctacacatgatcttgagcTAGCTGCTATA gtaaaaGCAGAACATTAA